In one window of Haloimpatiens sp. FM7315 DNA:
- a CDS encoding transposase, giving the protein MRGRSYTKELKESIIKEVMEVGNISLVSRKHGISKEAITTWIRNSKEKNNIKVKPGRKTLIEGQNNFEKEISEITQENDTLKKILGEKDLEIAILKDLIKKANPQLKIK; this is encoded by the coding sequence ATGAGAGGCAGAAGTTATACAAAAGAATTAAAAGAATCAATAATAAAAGAGGTTATGGAAGTAGGAAACATTTCTTTAGTTTCAAGAAAACATGGAATTTCAAAAGAGGCAATAACTACATGGATTAGAAATTCAAAAGAGAAAAACAACATAAAAGTAAAACCAGGAAGAAAAACTTTAATTGAGGGGCAAAATAACTTTGAGAAAGAAATATCAGAAATAACACAGGAAAATGATACCTTAAAAAAGATATTAGGGGAAAAAGATTTAGAAATAGCAATCCTTAAAGACTTAATAAAAAAAGCGAACCCTCAATTAAAGATAAAGTAG
- a CDS encoding winged helix-turn-helix transcriptional regulator — protein MDKIKVTCEMEITLLAIGGKWKPLILYYLITDGTKRFGEIMSFINNVSQKTLTNQLRELERNELITRKVYAVVPPKVEYTITQKGKSLLPILELMCEWGEKNFNDSYELINPQCN, from the coding sequence ATGGATAAAATTAAAGTTACTTGTGAAATGGAAATAACCCTCCTTGCTATAGGTGGCAAATGGAAGCCCTTAATTTTATATTATTTAATAACTGATGGGACTAAACGCTTTGGCGAAATAATGTCTTTTATAAATAATGTTTCTCAAAAAACATTAACTAATCAACTTAGAGAACTAGAAAGAAATGAACTTATTACTAGAAAGGTATATGCTGTTGTACCTCCTAAAGTAGAATATACTATAACTCAAAAAGGAAAATCCCTTTTACCTATACTTGAGCTAATGTGTGAATGGGGTGAAAAGAACTTTAATGATTCATATGAGCTTATTAATCCTCAATGTAATTAA
- a CDS encoding aldo/keto reductase: protein MKYRVLGKTGFNISEISLGTWQLGSKWGEKFNKEAALETLQVAYDNGVNFFDTADVYQNGLSEKIIGKFIKDKKNKIYVVTKCGRKLNPHTTEGYNRENIISFVESSIKNMDVEVLDLVLLHCPPTDVFYKKEVFYALDKLKAEGKIKHYGVSVERIEEAIKAMDYDISVVEIIFNMFRLKPSELLFKLAKENNIGIIARVPLASGLLTGKYDENTNFSKNDHRNYNRNGEFFDKGETFAGVNYPTGIKAAEELKLRLNTESLALSALRYILMYDEVSTVIPGASTSKQIQENVKASSMDAFSDKQMEIVKEVYDNYIKPTVHFLW from the coding sequence ATGAAGTATAGAGTTTTAGGAAAAACAGGTTTTAATATAAGTGAAATATCATTAGGTACTTGGCAATTAGGTTCTAAGTGGGGAGAAAAATTCAATAAAGAAGCAGCATTAGAAACATTACAAGTAGCATATGATAATGGAGTAAATTTTTTTGATACAGCAGATGTCTATCAAAATGGATTAAGCGAAAAAATCATAGGTAAGTTTATAAAAGATAAGAAGAACAAGATATATGTTGTAACTAAATGTGGTAGAAAGTTAAATCCCCATACTACAGAAGGATATAACAGAGAAAATATAATAAGCTTTGTAGAATCATCAATAAAAAATATGGATGTAGAGGTTTTAGATTTAGTATTATTACATTGCCCTCCTACAGATGTTTTTTATAAAAAAGAAGTATTCTATGCCTTAGATAAATTAAAGGCTGAAGGTAAGATTAAACATTATGGTGTAAGTGTTGAGAGAATTGAAGAAGCAATTAAAGCAATGGACTATGATATATCAGTAGTAGAAATTATCTTTAATATGTTTAGATTAAAACCAAGTGAATTATTATTTAAGTTAGCAAAAGAAAATAATATAGGTATTATAGCAAGAGTTCCTTTAGCAAGTGGATTATTAACTGGAAAGTATGATGAAAACACTAATTTTAGTAAAAATGATCATAGAAATTATAATCGTAATGGGGAGTTTTTTGATAAAGGAGAAACATTTGCAGGAGTTAATTACCCAACAGGAATAAAAGCTGCTGAGGAGCTTAAGCTAAGATTAAATACAGAATCATTAGCGTTAAGTGCATTAAGATATATTTTAATGTATGATGAAGTATCAACAGTAATTCCAGGAGCAAGTACCTCAAAGCAAATACAAGAAAATGTAAAAGCTAGTAGTATGGATGCGTTTTCAGATAAACAAATGGAGATTGTAAAGGAAGTATACGATAATTATATTAAACCAACAGTACATTTTTTATGGTAG
- a CDS encoding type II toxin-antitoxin system RelE/ParE family toxin — MPLRNALIADERLAYKGIRKIMVDNYIIFCIVTEESNVVTIVRMIKDSFNLQVILSFLKMKNLKGNLNF; from the coding sequence ATGCCATTGAGAAATGCATTAATAGCTGATGAGAGACTGGCTTATAAAGGTATACGAAAAATTATGGTGGATAACTATATTATATTTTGTATTGTAACTGAGGAGAGTAACGTAGTTACAATTGTTAGAATGATAAAGGACAGTTTCAACTTACAAGTGATATTAAGCTTTTTGAAAATGAAGAATTTAAAAGGGAATTTGAATTTTTAG
- a CDS encoding AAA family ATPase, producing the protein MNTYWARDEKRLSSGENALLNSYSRFYAAKQKIQGRYKNLIILMDEPELYFHPEWQRSLISYLIDFLKMYSENIIFK; encoded by the coding sequence CTGAATACATACTGGGCTAGAGATGAAAAAAGGTTAAGTTCAGGAGAAAATGCGTTATTAAATAGTTACTCTAGATTTTATGCTGCTAAACAAAAAATACAGGGAAGGTATAAAAACTTAATAATTTTAATGGATGAACCTGAATTGTATTTTCATCCTGAGTGGCAAAGAAGCTTAATAAGTTATTTAATAGATTTTTTAAAAATGTATTCAGAGAATATAATATTCAAGTAA
- the ltrA gene encoding group II intron reverse transcriptase/maturase has translation MNNSKKLQRKQTTQYRGHLVEVEVELQDKQGALSNDLALTKRERENNVLGDTNNLLERILTRENMLKAMKRVIANKGSHGVDGIKIDELRIHIIKNWSKIKQKLLEGRYKPSPVRRVEIPKPDGGTRLLGIPTVLDRLIQQAMAQELNKIYDPSFSESSYGFRPNKSAKQAILKAREYIDEGYRVVVDMDLEKFFDKVNHDILMERLSRRIRDKRILKLIRGYLKSGIMINGIKVESEKGTPQGGPLSPLLANIMLDEIDKELEKRGHRFCRFADDCNIYVKSKKAGIRVMENMRKLFEGHLKLKVNENKSAVDYVIRRKFLGFSFYFAKGGANIRIHEKSYTRFKDKVRNLTNRNNGISMEYRIIKLNQLTIGWINYFGVAKANAKIKQLDEWIRRRLRTCIWKQWKRVKTRGRNLIKLGLPTYKAWEYANTRKGYWRISNSPILHTTLNNKYIENLNYKSISKRYQLIHNS, from the coding sequence TTGAATAACTCAAAGAAATTACAAAGAAAGCAGACAACTCAATATAGAGGTCACCTTGTGGAGGTAGAAGTGGAACTTCAAGATAAACAAGGGGCGCTGAGTAATGATTTGGCGTTAACAAAGAGAGAAAGAGAAAACAATGTATTAGGTGATACTAATAACTTACTTGAAAGAATTTTAACTAGAGAAAATATGCTAAAAGCTATGAAAAGAGTAATTGCTAATAAAGGAAGCCATGGAGTTGATGGTATAAAAATCGATGAACTTCGAATACATATTATTAAAAACTGGTCAAAGATTAAGCAAAAGTTATTAGAAGGAAGGTATAAACCTTCGCCAGTAAGGCGGGTAGAAATACCAAAACCTGACGGTGGAACTAGATTGCTTGGAATTCCTACTGTACTTGATAGATTGATACAACAAGCGATGGCTCAAGAACTTAATAAAATTTATGACCCTAGTTTTTCAGAGAGTAGCTATGGATTTAGGCCAAATAAGAGTGCGAAACAGGCCATATTAAAAGCAAGAGAATATATCGATGAAGGATATAGAGTTGTTGTGGATATGGACTTAGAGAAATTCTTTGATAAAGTTAACCATGACATATTGATGGAAAGACTTTCAAGAAGAATAAGAGATAAAAGAATACTTAAATTAATCAGAGGATATCTTAAATCTGGAATAATGATAAATGGAATAAAGGTAGAATCTGAAAAAGGTACACCGCAAGGAGGGCCATTAAGTCCATTACTTGCTAATATTATGCTTGATGAAATAGATAAGGAACTTGAGAAAAGAGGACATAGATTTTGTCGTTTTGCAGATGATTGTAATATATACGTCAAAAGTAAAAAGGCAGGAATAAGAGTAATGGAAAATATGCGAAAGCTATTTGAAGGTCATTTAAAACTTAAGGTTAATGAAAATAAAAGTGCAGTAGATTATGTGATAAGAAGGAAATTCTTAGGATTTTCATTTTATTTTGCAAAAGGCGGAGCCAATATAAGAATACATGAAAAATCATATACAAGATTTAAAGACAAAGTAAGAAATCTAACCAATCGTAACAATGGAATAAGTATGGAATATAGAATTATTAAACTTAATCAATTAACAATTGGATGGATTAACTACTTTGGAGTAGCAAAGGCTAACGCCAAAATAAAGCAATTAGATGAGTGGATAAGGAGACGATTAAGAACTTGTATTTGGAAACAATGGAAAAGAGTAAAAACTAGAGGAAGAAATTTAATAAAACTCGGTCTACCGACCTATAAAGCATGGGAATATGCAAATACAAGGAAAGGCTATTGGAGAATATCCAACAGCCCAATACTTCACACAACTCTAAATAATAAATATATTGAAAATCTCAATTACAAAAGCATATCTAAAAGATATCAACTAATACATAATTCTTAA
- a CDS encoding GNAT family N-acetyltransferase gives MKEIRVKDEKIIIRKANKADAKALIEYLNVIGGESDFLTFAAGEFGRSIYEEEEFIQNALKKENALFIIAEIHGKVVGNLNFSGGPRERNAHVGEFGVSVLKEYWGNGIGEELIKYLIAWSKDSGIIRKINLRVRTDNALGIKLYKKLGFLEEGIVKRDFLIDGEFYDSLLMGLLID, from the coding sequence ATGAAAGAGATTAGGGTTAAGGATGAAAAAATAATAATTAGAAAAGCAAATAAGGCTGATGCTAAAGCCTTAATAGAGTATCTAAATGTTATTGGAGGAGAATCAGACTTTTTAACATTTGCAGCAGGAGAGTTTGGAAGAAGTATTTATGAGGAAGAAGAGTTTATTCAGAATGCCTTGAAAAAGGAAAATGCTTTATTTATTATAGCAGAAATCCATGGCAAGGTAGTTGGAAATTTGAACTTTTCAGGAGGTCCAAGAGAAAGAAATGCTCATGTTGGTGAATTTGGAGTAAGTGTTCTTAAAGAATATTGGGGAAATGGTATAGGGGAAGAACTGATAAAGTATTTAATTGCTTGGAGCAAAGATTCAGGAATAATTAGAAAAATTAATTTAAGAGTAAGAACTGATAATGCACTAGGTATTAAATTATATAAGAAGCTTGGTTTTTTAGAAGAAGGAATAGTAAAAAGAGATTTTTTAATTGATGGTGAGTTCTACGATTCTTTATTGATGGGATTGTTGATTGATTAA
- a CDS encoding integrase core domain-containing protein — MRPEPKNKLSKEEYQSVLNIVNRSEFADLMPSQIVPALVDRGIYIASESTFYRILRNEKMQHHRGNTKAPKKIKGKPLVLHSDNGAPMKSYTLKTKLEALGVLSSYSRPRVSNDNPFSEAQFKTLKYRPNYPQDEFKTIEQAREWVLEFVDWYNNIHYHSSLKFLTPNSRHNGKTDEIMSNRKKVYEAAKKLNPQRFNRGIRNWDLNDKVALNPTNEIKDKINKGII; from the coding sequence TTGCGGCCAGAACCTAAAAATAAGTTAAGTAAGGAAGAATATCAAAGTGTTTTAAATATTGTTAATAGATCTGAATTTGCAGATCTTATGCCTTCACAAATAGTTCCTGCATTGGTGGACAGGGGTATATACATAGCTTCTGAATCAACATTTTATAGAATACTTAGAAATGAAAAAATGCAGCATCATAGAGGTAATACTAAAGCACCTAAAAAAATTAAAGGGAAACCTCTTGTACTTCATTCTGATAATGGGGCTCCTATGAAGTCATATACTTTAAAGACAAAATTAGAAGCTTTAGGTGTTCTTTCATCTTACTCGAGACCTAGAGTAAGCAATGATAATCCTTTTTCAGAGGCACAATTTAAGACTTTAAAATATAGGCCTAATTATCCACAGGATGAGTTTAAAACTATAGAACAAGCTAGGGAATGGGTACTTGAATTTGTAGACTGGTATAATAATATACATTATCACAGTAGCTTGAAATTTTTAACACCTAATAGCAGACATAATGGTAAAACTGATGAAATAATGAGTAACAGAAAAAAAGTTTATGAAGCCGCAAAGAAACTAAATCCACAGAGATTTAATAGAGGAATAAGAAATTGGGATTTAAATGATAAAGTTGCATTGAATCCTACGAATGAAATTAAAGATAAAATCAATAAAGGAATAATTTAA
- a CDS encoding fructose-6-phosphate aldolase encodes MEFMFDTANIEVIKEYSEIFPITGVTSNPSIIKKEGKINFFSHFRKIREIIGMDKTLHIQVVAQDCEGILKEAKAILENVDNKVFIKIPVNSEGLKAMRILKAQGVSITATAIYTVAQGLIAMEAGADFIAPYFNRMENMNINPREVIKTFADMIEKYNYSTKILAASFKNIGQVNDSFAFGAQTATVAPEILLDALKMSAIQKAVDDFESDWEVIFGKVSIADL; translated from the coding sequence ATGGAATTTATGTTTGATACAGCTAATATAGAAGTAATTAAAGAGTATAGTGAAATCTTTCCTATAACTGGAGTTACAAGTAACCCTAGCATAATAAAAAAAGAAGGGAAAATAAATTTCTTTAGTCATTTTAGAAAGATTCGTGAAATAATAGGAATGGATAAAACTCTTCATATTCAAGTTGTTGCACAGGATTGTGAAGGAATTCTAAAAGAAGCAAAAGCTATTTTAGAAAATGTGGATAATAAAGTATTCATTAAGATTCCAGTTAATTCAGAAGGACTAAAAGCTATGAGAATACTAAAAGCTCAAGGCGTTTCTATAACAGCTACTGCAATTTATACAGTAGCTCAAGGCTTGATAGCTATGGAAGCTGGGGCAGATTTTATAGCACCATATTTTAATCGTATGGAAAATATGAATATAAATCCTCGTGAAGTTATAAAAACTTTTGCAGATATGATTGAAAAATATAATTACTCAACGAAGATTCTTGCAGCAAGCTTCAAAAATATAGGACAGGTAAATGATTCTTTTGCTTTTGGAGCTCAAACGGCAACAGTGGCACCTGAAATTTTACTGGATGCATTAAAAATGTCAGCGATTCAAAAAGCAGTAGATGATTTTGAATCCGACTGGGAGGTTATATTTGGTAAAGTCTCTATAGCTGATTTATAA
- a CDS encoding glycyl-radical enzyme activating protein has translation MNEKEVCIFNIQKYSIHDGPGIRTVVFFKGCPLSCLWCSNPESQDPKIQIICDKTKCVQCLHCINMCPKNAISLKDNIEIDSKKCISCFACKNSCPNKALSIEGKFMTLSEVMNEVMKDEMFYEESNGGVTLSGGEVLMQHQFASHLLKLLKEKNIHTAIETSGYTSKEIFSRFIEDVDLLLFDVKHYDREKHFKATNVYNDIIIENLRIAITSGKEVVIRIPVIPNINSNIEDAKGFCKLLKSVNAKKINLLPFHQFGEKKYELLNKDYAFKETQQLHEENLLDYKNIFIANGFDCYF, from the coding sequence ATGAACGAAAAAGAAGTTTGTATTTTTAATATTCAAAAATATAGCATACATGATGGTCCTGGTATACGAACTGTAGTATTTTTTAAAGGCTGTCCATTAAGCTGTTTATGGTGCTCAAATCCAGAATCTCAAGATCCTAAAATACAAATTATATGTGATAAAACTAAGTGTGTACAATGCCTTCACTGCATTAATATGTGTCCGAAAAATGCTATTTCTTTAAAAGATAATATAGAAATTGATTCTAAAAAATGTATCTCTTGTTTTGCTTGTAAAAATTCTTGCCCCAATAAAGCTCTTTCAATAGAAGGTAAATTTATGACACTTTCTGAAGTTATGAATGAGGTTATGAAAGACGAAATGTTTTATGAGGAATCCAATGGTGGGGTTACTTTATCCGGTGGTGAAGTATTAATGCAGCACCAATTTGCTTCACATTTACTAAAACTTTTAAAAGAAAAAAATATACATACAGCTATTGAAACCTCTGGCTATACTTCAAAGGAAATATTCTCTAGATTTATAGAGGATGTAGATTTATTATTATTCGATGTGAAACATTATGATAGAGAAAAACATTTTAAAGCTACAAATGTTTATAATGATATAATCATTGAAAATTTGAGAATTGCTATAACTAGCGGAAAAGAGGTTGTTATACGTATTCCTGTTATTCCTAATATAAATTCTAATATAGAAGATGCTAAAGGATTTTGTAAGTTGTTAAAATCTGTTAATGCAAAAAAGATAAATTTACTTCCATTCCATCAATTTGGTGAAAAAAAATATGAACTTTTAAACAAAGACTATGCTTTTAAAGAAACCCAACAACTTCATGAGGAAAATTTATTAGACTATAAAAATATATTCATTGCAAACGGATTTGATTGTTATTTTTAA
- a CDS encoding Abi family protein, whose product MENKPFKSINEQIDILKERGLIIDDVSYAHKVLSHVNYYRLSGYTLTLRKNDKFYKNITMEQVMQIYNFDAELRAALLYLLEYVEVSFRTHLGYFHSKEYGALGYINKDTFQNELHYEKFYREISKLIKENEKNEVFIKHHNEKYDGQFPFWVIVELMSFGCLSRGFKNLHEEVKTSICKEYYSPIPYNYIENWLQGFVVLRNICAHRGRLYNRYITFAPKLSAKDKKLFKNNNLNLNKETKQIFTYVYIMNKLIDDDLIMDNFIDRFKKLIIKYPFVKLTHYGFNDNWEKILDVG is encoded by the coding sequence ATGGAAAATAAACCTTTTAAATCTATTAATGAACAGATAGACATACTTAAAGAAAGAGGACTAATTATAGACGATGTTTCTTATGCACATAAAGTTTTATCTCATGTTAATTACTATAGATTGAGTGGATATACTTTGACTTTAAGAAAAAATGATAAGTTTTATAAAAATATTACTATGGAACAGGTAATGCAGATTTATAATTTTGATGCAGAACTAAGAGCAGCGTTATTATATTTACTCGAGTATGTAGAAGTTTCATTTAGAACTCATCTTGGATATTTTCATTCTAAAGAGTATGGAGCATTGGGATATATTAATAAAGATACTTTTCAAAATGAATTACATTATGAAAAATTTTATCGAGAAATATCTAAGCTTATTAAGGAAAATGAAAAGAATGAAGTTTTCATTAAACATCATAATGAAAAATATGATGGGCAATTTCCGTTTTGGGTTATTGTTGAGTTAATGTCTTTTGGTTGTTTATCACGAGGATTCAAGAACCTTCATGAGGAGGTTAAAACAAGTATTTGCAAAGAATATTACTCACCAATTCCTTATAATTATATTGAAAATTGGTTACAGGGATTTGTGGTTCTGCGTAATATTTGTGCTCATAGAGGTAGACTTTATAATAGATATATAACTTTTGCACCTAAGTTATCAGCTAAAGATAAGAAATTATTTAAAAATAATAATTTAAATTTGAATAAAGAAACTAAACAAATATTTACATATGTTTATATTATGAATAAACTAATTGATGATGATTTAATAATGGACAACTTTATTGATAGATTTAAAAAATTAATTATAAAGTATCCATTTGTAAAATTAACTCACTATGGTTTTAATGACAATTGGGAAAAAATTTTAGATGTAGGTTAA
- a CDS encoding transposase, giving the protein MLVFTGKNLFRNLESGKNNQFSKDTVYRFLNSPNFNWRKFLFLLSSSIIKNIIVPLTSEDRVNVLVVDDSLYSRSRSKSVELLARVRDHVEHKYIKGFRLLTLGWSDGNTFLPLAFTLLSSEKEKNRLCSENHNIDKRTNGYKLRKEAILKSPEVMISLLKQVSKYAILASYVLFDSWFTYPKTLIQILELKRNTIAMVKAMPRVYYNYNGKLLSLKDLYAALRKRRGKAKILSSAIVGIGSDKNGNEVKAKIVFVRDRNRSRKWLALISTNIS; this is encoded by the coding sequence ATGCTTGTTTTTACTGGAAAAAACTTATTTAGAAACTTAGAGTCTGGAAAAAATAATCAATTTTCAAAGGATACTGTATATAGATTTCTTAACTCACCAAATTTCAATTGGAGAAAATTTCTGTTTTTACTTTCTTCATCAATCATAAAAAATATTATTGTGCCTCTTACTTCTGAAGATAGAGTTAATGTACTTGTAGTTGATGATTCTCTATACAGTAGATCTAGAAGTAAATCTGTTGAACTTCTTGCAAGAGTTCGTGATCATGTTGAGCATAAATATATCAAAGGCTTTCGCCTTCTTACTCTTGGCTGGTCAGATGGCAACACTTTTTTACCTCTTGCTTTCACTTTGCTTTCTTCCGAAAAGGAGAAAAACAGACTTTGCTCTGAAAATCACAATATTGATAAAAGGACTAATGGATATAAACTCCGTAAGGAGGCTATTTTAAAGTCACCCGAAGTTATGATTAGTTTACTTAAACAAGTTTCAAAATATGCTATTCTTGCTTCATATGTTCTTTTTGACAGCTGGTTTACGTACCCCAAAACTCTTATACAGATTTTAGAACTCAAACGTAATACTATTGCCATGGTTAAAGCAATGCCAAGGGTTTACTACAATTATAATGGTAAATTATTGAGCCTTAAAGATCTTTACGCTGCTTTAAGAAAAAGGCGTGGTAAGGCCAAAATTCTCTCTTCTGCTATTGTAGGTATTGGCTCTGACAAAAATGGTAATGAAGTAAAAGCAAAAATTGTATTTGTAAGGGACAGAAACAGAAGTAGAAAATGGCTTGCTTTAATTTCAACCAATATATCCTAA
- a CDS encoding DNA polymerase: MSAIDIETYSSNDITKCGVYAYAEAEDFTILLFAYAYDNEEIKIIDLACGEKLPQNIIDDLTNPKIIKTAFNANFERTCLAKYLNKLMSPDQWRCSAVHSLELGLPTSFDKVAKCMNLDQQKMNEGKALIRYFSMPCKPTKANGSRTRNLPEDNIEKWNIFKNYCRQDVEVERAIRKKLERFPVTEKEWKLWVLDQKINDSGVKIDKLLAQNAIKCDKAYQDKKIEEAINLTGLQNPNSPSQLKEWLESKGVKVKSLSKEKVKELLEEVEDETVKKVLKLRKDLSKTSVKKYQAMKRAMCKDERIRGLMKFYGASRTGRWAGKLVQTQNLPRNSMDNLRYARELLKAGDFEMLEILFDSVPDVLSQLIRTAFIPSENSRFIVSDFSAIEARVIAWLAGEKWVIDTFKSSGKIYEMTASRMFGVPIENITLEHKVWDGENFVSHEGLIYRGVKEVITYEGLTATEDHFVWVEGKSKPVRFGYAATSRAHLLFTGDGRKAIRMGEEIQKRIDELEITATSCTARLTGMPHASGVLDKIGKYTAEIVDLKSLLDLNLKKCFYELNRLNRYINSVNNSEMRLILSLRYINGLEWDQVAASISPYASGDSVRKAHDRFLRKNKIS; encoded by the coding sequence TTGTCAGCTATTGATATAGAAACATATTCCAGCAATGATATTACAAAATGTGGAGTCTATGCTTATGCAGAAGCAGAGGATTTTACAATATTATTATTTGCTTATGCTTATGATAACGAAGAAATAAAGATTATAGATTTAGCTTGTGGTGAAAAGTTACCACAAAATATAATAGATGATTTAACTAATCCTAAAATTATAAAAACAGCTTTTAATGCTAATTTTGAAAGAACATGTTTAGCAAAATATCTAAATAAACTAATGTCGCCGGATCAGTGGAGATGTAGTGCAGTTCATTCACTAGAGCTAGGACTTCCAACAAGTTTTGATAAAGTTGCTAAATGTATGAATTTAGATCAGCAGAAGATGAATGAAGGAAAAGCTTTAATAAGATATTTTTCAATGCCTTGCAAACCTACTAAAGCTAATGGCAGCAGAACTCGTAATTTACCGGAAGATAATATAGAAAAGTGGAATATATTTAAAAATTATTGCAGGCAAGATGTTGAAGTTGAAAGAGCTATAAGAAAGAAGCTAGAAAGATTTCCAGTAACAGAAAAAGAATGGAAGCTTTGGGTTTTGGATCAAAAGATAAATGATAGTGGAGTTAAGATAGATAAATTATTAGCTCAAAATGCTATTAAGTGTGATAAAGCATATCAAGATAAAAAGATAGAAGAAGCTATAAATTTAACAGGTCTTCAAAATCCTAATAGTCCATCTCAGTTAAAAGAATGGCTTGAAAGTAAGGGCGTAAAGGTGAAGAGCTTATCTAAGGAAAAGGTAAAAGAATTATTAGAAGAAGTAGAAGATGAAACTGTTAAAAAAGTACTGAAGCTTAGAAAAGATTTATCTAAAACTTCTGTTAAAAAATATCAAGCTATGAAAAGAGCTATGTGCAAGGATGAAAGAATACGAGGACTTATGAAGTTTTATGGAGCAAGTAGAACTGGAAGATGGGCAGGAAAATTAGTTCAAACTCAAAATTTGCCTAGAAACAGTATGGATAATTTAAGATATGCAAGAGAACTTCTTAAAGCAGGAGATTTTGAAATGCTAGAAATACTTTTTGATAGTGTACCAGATGTTTTATCACAACTAATAAGAACAGCTTTTATTCCATCTGAAAATTCAAGATTTATAGTATCAGATTTTAGTGCCATTGAAGCTAGAGTTATAGCATGGCTTGCAGGAGAAAAATGGGTTATAGATACTTTTAAAAGCAGTGGAAAGATTTATGAAATGACAGCAAGTAGAATGTTTGGAGTTCCTATAGAAAATATTACTTTAGAACATAAAGTGTGGGATGGTGAAAACTTTGTTTCACATGAAGGATTAATATATCGTGGGGTAAAGGAGGTTATAACTTATGAGGGGCTTACAGCCACAGAAGATCATTTCGTATGGGTCGAAGGGAAATCGAAGCCAGTACGGTTTGGATACGCTGCCACCAGCAGAGCACATCTCTTATTCACCGGAGATGGTAGGAAAGCAATACGGATGGGTGAAGAAATACAAAAAAGGATAGATGAACTTGAAATAACTGCAACTTCATGTACAGCAAGGTTAACAGGAATGCCACATGCTAGTGGTGTGTTAGATAAAATAGGAAAATATACAGCAGAGATTGTGGATCTTAAGAGTTTATTAGATCTAAATCTTAAAAAATGTTTTTATGAACTTAATAGATTAAATAGATATATAAATAGTGTAAATAACAGCGAAATGAGATTAATCCTAAGTTTAAGATATATTAATGGATTAGAATGGGATCAAGTTGCAGCAAGCATAAGTCCATATGCATCAGGAGATAGTGTAAGAAAAGCACATGATAGATTTTTAAGAAAAAATAAGATAAGTTAA